DNA sequence from the Rhizoctonia solani chromosome 14, complete sequence genome:
AGTTTTTCGATATCGTTGGTTTCACCTAGACGTGTCAATCGTTTGTTAAGAGAAACAAGTAGGTTGTTGAGTTGTTGTAGCAAGTTTGGATCGTCGGCGGGGGTTAATGCAATCGAACGGGACAAATACTCCACGGTCTTATCATTATCCACTTGCTCCCCTAGCTTCTGGAATCGATCGCTATGGTATGCTGCTAATTTACCGAGTACATCTGGAAAGCTTGGGTCGTAGTCGGAGGTGAAGGTGATTGCTCTGGACATGTATGTGATTGCGTTATCTATGTCAATGAGCTGCAATCGTTGGTAGTACTGGCTGTGGCAAATTTCTCCTAGCTTATAGTGCTCTCGAGGATCTGCATGACCAAGACTTAGAGATATTCCAATCCACGATGGGTTTCTCCCAAGAAGTAGCGTTGAACTCACCCAGGCTGTTATATTTTTGTATTAATGATTTGTATTGCTGGCTGTTTGACGTGATGGATTCTCCAGTTTCCTTAGCATGTAAAGCAGTGTCCTGTGAAATGGAATCTAGCTTTACCAAGCTGGCTCTTATCGACCAAATCGATACTTACGATTTTGGATATTTTCGCTACACATTGGGAGTTCTGTTCGCTAAAAATGACCTGCTCCATGACGGGCTAACCGTCTTTAGCATCTTTGAGCTGATACTAATTTTCGGGCTTCTCACCAACTAGTTCACTTGTTGAGCAGAAGGCTTGATAGGTCGTAAAACTAAGAAGAAAAGAACGAGTGATACATGGTGGATTAAAGCTCACATTGAAAAGGGTATTAAATATCTTACCGAGCTGCGCTCCTCCGTAGATGGTCGTGGGGGTGATCCAGTTTAGGCACTGCGTTGTAATTAATGCCGCGCTGCCACattgatgactaagctttGATAATGGCTTACTTGTTCAGTTGTGGTAACCCAAAATAATAGACCGAACAAATTACCAGCGGTATACCCATATGATTAGGGGAAACTCAAGCTGACTACTTTATACACTATTAATCGAATAGGAGAAAGGAAAAAACAGGCTCCGGGTCAAGTGTAAACCATCCGAGAGTCGAATGCAAATCAAGTGAGACAGATGTGTCGAGATGATTGGACCCATGAAGAACTGTGGATCGAATATGATGACCAGATATCAGCCGACCCAGGGCTATGAAGTGCTTTGGGTCTGAGTGTTAGTGCGAGGCATTTAGATCGAGTTTAGAATTCATCAGTTTTCTGATTTTCAACAGTCAGACGCCTCACCGGCGCACGCCACACCCACTAGGAGCAATAATTGCTTGGGAGCTCTCACGTGTGATTAATTGTGGCTTTAAGTCAAAATGTAGATCGATCTAGACTCAATGTTACTTCCTCCCCGCTTGACGTGTGGGCATCCAGCGGACCTGAAGGGTACGCCATTGTTGTTTATGCAATGAGGTGGATTCTCACAGTGCTCTCGCCATTCCGAGGGCTTTATTGAGTACTAGGCGTCCGTCCATCTCCATGTGTGATGAGGATATCTGATGACAAGATATATGCACCCATGCGTTACCATTAGACGAGCTTTACGACCCGCTGCAACTCCAGGCTGGGGTAATTAGTGGTGTGTTCTCCCGGTCCGCGGATGGGGTAATTGTATTGTCGCCATCCTATCACTCATGCCTGTGTACCGTCACTAcctcattactctatgttaCGAAATGAATTCTCGATCACAAGAAAGATCTTTGCTTATCGCATGGTCCCAGAACACATCAAATCTTGCTTCTTATCCTCTCCACGAAAAATAATAGATTATATATCTATTATTAATCCGTTGGAATATACATCGATACCCCTATCATAAACGTTACATACAATTCACACCTGACGCTAGCATCGGCTCCAACTTTGTACACTAATCTGTAATTCGTTGTTGAACTTTGAGAGCTCGTGTCGAACACCAGTGTTTGTATGTGGGGAAAGCTGAGCACTCGTGTAATACCTCGTAGCATTTTTGATCAGTATGAGAATCAATTCGGTGGGTTCTTTCTGTCTCGGATGCACTCGAGGATGGCAGACAATATGTTACCATCTCCACGCTCGCATGGTGGCGGCTATCGAGTAATACAGTGAAGATCTTCAGCCTTATGCTACGAACTCCGATCGTCAAGCGCAAGGCGTGTCCTGGTGCAGACGCCTGTATCCCTGAGATCAAAAACACCTATATATACTCGCCTGGTCATCAGTCCAAACAAGGATTCCTTCGCGATGCTTCGCTCCGACTTGAGATGGGTCACTCTCACCCACGCCCACGAAATTCCCTACAACAGTCGACCATTGGTGTTAAGCTTCTACTTGGGTTCTATCATCTCGATCCTTCTCCTAATTATTTTTAATAGTAAGCACTATCATACGGTGCGATAGAGATTCCTACTCACCTGCCATAGTGGCCCTGGTTGGCTATGACACTAAACTGGTTCTGAAGCAAAACCCTAACAATACACAACACAATTACTGGTGGACATGGGACTATCTTCCAGCCATCCTAAGGATGAGATCTGATGCGGAGGGTTGTGAGGTAGGCAAATTGAGCCAGGACGTCACGTTCAAAACGAATTCGAGCCTACCTCTATTCCAGTATCGTATGTTTTTTACTCTGATTGTTTCGTATAGCAGCCTGACGCATATACGTAAAGAGTTCAAAAGTAGCTACATATTCGAGCGTCCGGGAAACCCCGATGGTGCTAGTACTGTTACCAAATTTGCCGATGGGCCGTATCAAGCCAATCCACTGAGCAGCTGCTTTGTCACCGAGATGGGCCTATATCATGAGCCTTTGTGGCAGAACTTTAAGGCCATAGTTGGTACCTTTCATGCTCATGTGAATTTTCTTGATAAACCAATTACATAGGCGACAGTCACTTGCGAACCAACCAATCAACTCCCTCATTTTTTCAAGTTCACAACgctatattctacaagcggaCTTCCATACATGCGCCCCGACTCGACTCTTGAATATTTCATTGTTGATGTACACCCAGAACAAACAGCCCTCAGTTTCGAACGATGGTTGGACCAGAGCGCTGACTTTACAGTCGATAATACGTCCAGGCTGAACGTACTTGGCGTGTTAGATGCGTTGGCTGGCGATTTGACACAAATAGGTCTACTTAAGTTTGATATGTTAAACGACACAGAAAAGATGGCTGTCCCAGAGAGAGTATTTTTCGGCTGGGACCTTGCACGAAGGTCTGGAGAATGCAGAATCGATGATGGCAGCAGACTCGAATTTTTAAGTTTTAGCCCATGGCACATAGAATTTTCGGATATGGCGAACCGAACAATGATCAACTTTATGATTGCTGTCCGTGACGCCATCCAGTGAGTATTTCGATATTGTATGTAATTATCCTTGCTTACTTTGAGCTAGCCTCGACTTGGGTCACATTACCCCAGATAACATCTACCTCAACAAAACAGCCTtcaatgcatatatacatcccaACCCACACTATTTGTCTGTGGTTGAGCAATATCGGACACGATTTATGGGGCTGGATCCTGATGCCCTGCCGATATGTACCTGGACCCGAGGCTGCCTGCCTCATCCAAACATAACCTGGGCTGAGGTGCTCCGAGAAGACGTAGGAAAGCTGCCTTACAACAACATTATATTGCCGATAGTCGAGGACTCAGCCACGATATCCGTAATCGATATGTCTTATTTGTGCCCCGTACATATGCGCAAACCATGGGGTAGTTTACTTGTTTCGGTTTTCAGCGGTACGTTTCGAGCCTATTGCATAAATCGATACCCACTAACAACAAGAACAGCAACATTTTCTATGTATGGAACAATATACACAATCTTTTCGTTTATTGCACCTAGACTGGATGATCTAGTAGTAAGCAAGGGCGGAAACGGAGGCTTCCTCGGCCCATAATTCACTGTGGGCCTGGTAGCCGCGGATCATTCGTGCCCAAATCTGCGGATACCATAATTTCCGCAGATATCCTGATGTTTCAATCATCTCAtggtgcggaaaatccgacCCCGATTATTTCCCAGACTTACTCACGAGCTGGTGAATACAAAGATGCGGAAATTTCGTGGCAAAGTACTGTAACCATAAATGCATGTAAATCGTACAAGATTAAATTATATCGCTACGTAAATGAAGGGAAAGTAAATTCGCAGTCTGCACTACGATCAATTATCCAGTAATGATTCCCATCTAATACTCGACCCACAACACACTGAATCGTTCGCGCATCCACAACCTCGCCGCTTTTGAGCTGGCCGTCTGGATATGAGACGACTTTGTACTCATGCGTGTTTTCAATGAGTACTGGCGCTTCGTGAATCAGTGCAAGAATAAGGGGAATACtcttggatgatgggttTGCAGCCGAGCGGGCCTTCAAATCTAGCTGGAAAATGTGTTGTAGTTGCCCGTATTGACTAACGGGTTGTAAGTCTACTGGGGCATTTCGATGCCGTGCATTCTTGTCTACAAGTAGTTCGTACTGTGTAGACAATATCAGACTCCTATTAGTTCTTGCGGAAACGTCTGGAATTGAAAGACATACTCTGACAAACGAACTGTCGCGTGCATCAGAGCGAATCTTTTGGCTTCCCCGAGCTGTGATAGTATCCCCGCCCTGGGAGATACGAAGTCTTCTCCACTCGGGCACACGCTCTGGGATTGCTTTCTTGGCCTCGAATACTGAAATACCAAACAACTGAACGAGATAACCGCATATCTTCCTCTGAAGCTGGTCAGAGATCTTGAGGTTGCTTGCACAACGCCCAAGCAGAATTGTGCGCTCATCTGTTAAAGGGTTATAGCTTTATTGTTGACCCAATTATTAAGTAAAGAGACACAAACTCACATCCTTGTATAGTGTCCGTTTCGTTGTCATCAATAATATCAAGTTGTAGAAACGTTAGTTTATTGTGTAATCCATATAAGTGTCGAATAACTTGAAGCTGCGCCGTGTCTCGCATGCGTTGGGAGATGTTTTCAAATGGGAAGCGTCGACTTTTCACTACGCCGCCAACAAAACTGCAGAATCTTTCCATCGGGTATGACCAATAACACCACACAGGACCAAGATACTCAATGCAGTCAGCAACATGAAGGAGATAATGAATGTTCACAGTACAGGTCTGAATTCGGGCGGCATTATACTGATAATAATATCTAGAAGTTGGGGATTTGTTGAATATACTTGAGAAATGTCTGAAAAACAAGCTTACTTTTCATATTCTTTGACCCAGCGAATGAACCCCTTGCGAATCTCTGGGATATCGGAGCGCTTGATCTCGTACAAGGTGATTTGGTTCACAAGCTTGATAAGTCGAACAAAATGTTGGTAGTACTTGGGGTTACGGAATTGCTTGCGGAGGACATATGGTCCCAGATACCCTCCAAAAATACTCCACGCCTCTGCAGTTGCACTTCCATGACTCGGAGCCGAAATATCAGGCACTCGGCAACCATAAGACGTAGGTATGGTTGATCCAGAATTAGCAACAATCTCCCCAATCCTCTTGAATAGAATAGGGTTGATGTGATAAGTGCCTTTCCCTTTGTCCATATTGTTGAAGTTCCCAGTCCAGATGTCAATAAGCTGGGGAATAATGTTAATAAATATCATGTGCATTATGTCAATTGGGAATGAGGCGGGGATACTTATGGATGGGAGTTGGACAAGTGATGAGACACCCTTGACGCCAGTTGCGGTAGCAAGTTTTGATTGCGCATTTGAAGTTTGAGCTTGAAGCACTGTTAAGCCTTGTTCTATGCACTCTTGATGCGTACGGGCAGGGAGTTTCATGGGATCAAAGAAAGGCTCTTCTTTGCGATGGAGCGGGCAATACAAGTGTGTACCTCCACCAGCTGTAGCACCTTGGATAGCCGACATAAGACAAAAGCGGCAGGGGAAGCGCCCATTATGCCCAACAAAGTCCAGTAGCTTTGTGATAGCCGGTATGTCGCCAAAGACAGCAAGAAGATGAGCTCGAAGAGAGAAAAGCTGCTTGGTTGATACATCAACAGCAGAGACACCAGATGCAAGCTGAAGGAGCTCGTCAATAAGCGGCCACAAGAACAAACCCAGGTTCTTGGGGGATTTTGGACCTGGAATTATGCCAACGCAGACAAGATTTTCAAGATGGGTGCGTTGATCGGGTGGAAGGTTGAGATTGATTAGTATCAAAGGCCAACAAGAGTTCTTGCGTCGTTTGAAAGGACACATTCCATCTGTGGAAAGGGCCAGGGCGATCTCCCGCCAGTCCGCAAAAAATTTGAACGGTTTCTGTTCACCATTGACAGTGACATAAGTACCTAGTAGCTCGCAATATTGATTACCATCAAAATAATCTTCTATTGTATCCTTGTTGCGCTTGTAGTTGTGACGGTATTGCATTGCTTTGCACATACGGAGACTACAGTAGAGAGCTCGCAGCTGGGGGATTAATGGGATATAGGTAAAAGTCTTTTGGGGCGCACCAGCAGCATTTTTTTGTGGTGTGTTACACTCGGGACATGACTGTAGATCGGCAAATGGGCCAGCAAAACAGATGCAAGAGTTCTTGCAGCAGTCATAAGTCACAGGCTTCAGCCCACAAAGTGCAAGAATACGCGAACAAAGGTTTTTGAGGGATGGTAAACTTGCGTGACTCCAAGTTAGACAGAAGCAACTTTGCATTCGGTGATAAGTCCGAATACTAATTTTGTCTTGAACAATGAAGTCAAATACTTCAATATCATCCAGCTGTGATGAAACAAGGCGTTTGGATGCTGTGAAAGGGATTGTGCTTGTGAGCCTAATTGTACATAAGGAATATACAGTAATTAATTGCGCAAAACATACCGTTTAGTACCATTTGCACACGTTGCTCCTCCCGTAAGAGCTCACTAGGCGATAAACCATATGTGGCTGCATTAAAGCAACCTTCTAGAGGCTCTGTTGGCTCGGCACTTGCATCGGAGTCGCTGCGGGATACAAACCCACTAGCAACAGATATCTCCGTGGGTCCTGAGGTACTGTCCTCTTCTACGCGTACTCTTGTTTTGAGGACTTGAGCCCACAGCAACGCAACATCCTCACAATCAGGCACTTGATTGAAATTGCGGACGCGGAGCTCTGGCGGTTCTGGGGAATTGTTGCTGTTGGGGCCAAGGATGAATTGCTCAGGGGGCGCAGGTAGTAGCAAGCCCGGCCGGGGAGGGGATAAACTACGCAGTGATCTAATACATTAAACTTTTAGCCGTATCTGGTTCAAGTATAGAGCTTAAAGACTCACTGTTGTTGGTGTAAGAGTGAAGGTACTGGCATAGAGCGCGCATAATACCTCTTCTGTAAGTGTTTTGCTTCAATTTCTGTTGTAACAAGGTTGCCGCAATTACAGGCACATCTCACTCGCGGACGTTTTGTCATTGCAACAGCGGAGAACAATTGTGAGGGACAAAAGAGTTCAAAAAGCAATGGATAGGTAGTGATAGCGCAATAGTTTATTAGACAAAAAATTATTGTGTAACATTAgtaatacaatatatgcctATTCGAGTCAATCCGCACTCGATCGCCGGCATTATTGCGCTCAGGCCACCTCTTGGACCATTGCTAATCATCAATTTTCAAGTCAGTTGCCATCTCCAAGTCACTCGCCTCTGCACTTCACTTTCTATCAATTTTTCTATTTTACTGCTGAAGCGTAGCTCCTACTATCTCAACCAAACTAGCCTTAATTTGAGAGCGTTCCTGGCTTCCATCACAATCTTACTTTGATACGCCACAATGCCACATGTCTTCCAGGAAGCGGCGACAGGTCAGTCCCTGTCGATCTCTACCGCAAATACATCTGCTTATGTGATGTTGCATACGCGCAAAGAGCCAGAGAATATAATAATCGAAGATGAACATGGAGTAAAACGTTCTTGGACAGTCATCCCGCGGCCAAgaaaaataccaaaaaatTGTAACTTACGGCGACTCATGGATCTGGGCGATGAAGATGACAATGAGAATACAAcatacaacaacaagagTGAGACTAGTGAAGCCAGGAAGACCATTTATCGATCCATTCGCGCAAGTGTTTCAACCCTACTAACTACACGATTTCTCACttattttgttttattttattttagaAATGTACACGCCTGGCAATGAATGCAATCATCCCAGGCGCATCTCACGGAAAGTTGTACTGGACTCAGATTACCAGTAGCGAACGAGCAGCAGTTCACGCCGAAGTAAGTGCATGTAGCTATATTTCAATACAATAGTCCTCTACATTCATGTCCTCTGGGCAGGTACTGGAGTTGAATCCCTACCTACAAAGATTCCCTGGCGGCTGGATCACCGAAGTCTTGATGCAGCGCCAGCTTAGGAACTCACGCAAGACACGCAGCCGTAACAGAAACAAAAGTCAGGGAAAGGTAAGCCAATGTGTACATTGTGATTAGCCTCTATTACATATAATGACCACACCGTTAGCCTGAACCTCTGAGTTTACTCTCAAAAAAGGCAAGAAAGATAGACCGGCACGTCTTATCACACTAACCCTATTTGTTTATCTGTTACTGCTTTAGCAACGCGCACCCAAGGCGGCCGCAACTGCAAATAATCCAAGCACTTGCCGGGGATCCGACGGAGCTACAACTCAGGAAGGCTCACAAAAGCGCAAAGGCCCGCCCCCTCAGCAAACCGGGGGTGCTTCTGGTCACTCCGAGCCAAAGAAAAGTAAGCGGACATCTGACGCACCGGCTCCTGATGTACCCGCTCCTCCAAACAAAAAGCCAAGAACATTAGTACGTTTTTCTATCAGAAGTGTTGGCCATGCTTAACTTGCCTTCAGCTGGGATATTTCCAACCCGTGATACCCCAGTCATCAGCTGCAACACATGGTCAAAAGCACCAAGGAGGAGAGATCAGTGGAAAAGACCACGAGGCTGTAAGTACTACTTGTAATACCTTTTTTTTAGGATTAGTTGTTTAATAATTAATTCAAAGCCTCATGTCCCATCTTCGGAAAGTAGTTCGGAAGAAGATGATTGGGGGGATGCTGTCGCTCGTGAGATGCAGGAGCTGAAATCGCGAACGCGTGGCAAAGAGGGCAGCGGTACGAAACAATCATTACCATCTCCCAATAGTGCTAACGCAACTGTTGTAGCTCCGGGCCCAAATAGCTCAATCTCTAAGACTTCTGGGAGCAGAATTCGTCCAAAAGTGCAACCGCCGCCAAGTGACGACGGCAACGACACTGAGGGATCGGACTTCTTCCGTCGAAACACACGTGTAACAAAGCAGGAGCTAATTGACGAAGCCGAGGGGGTCGAAGAAGGAGCAAGGTGTGTATTCATTAATGTCTACAACACAACTCTTCTCGAGTACTCATAGCATGATTAGTAAACCCAAGCCCGCGCCAAAGGGCAAGAAGCCCAGAGGTAGACCAAGGAAACAACAACAATCGGCAGATTAGTGCGACGCATAAATGCAGTCGTTTCGGCTGGTTGATCCAGCCCAACAGGATTGGCTCCAGAACTTGGATAATTTCCACGCCCTCTGATCTGTACTTATATATGAATTGATTGCTTTCTATATATCATTGATTGGACCAAAATATAACGAATGATTGGAACCCGATTCAAATGTACCTTTTACTACATACACCAGTCTACGGATTTTCCGTCACATCGGTCCAGGTGGCTCTACACCTTTTCTGCGGAAATGTACGAACTTCCGCAGGTAAGCTGCGGAACACAAATTACTACAAAGGTGCGGTTATCTCATATAGCTGGACTTCGGAAATACCGCAGTGTAATCACTGAAATGCGTTGTTCAAACTATAGGAATACCCAAAAACTCGaggtgcggaaaatccgcacctcGGCGTCCTCCAGTGATTCCTATGCATTGAGGACTCTACACAGTTTATCGGGCTGTAATTTTATTTATTATACTTCCACCTTCTTCCAGTAGTCTATTTATTACGTACCCCCCAAGCATTAGACTTGATTATTCACATTTCGGTTGTATTACAAGTTTACTCTGTTTCTCTTTACGGTCCCGTCGAATCTCCTGATCCGCATCTTCGCACATGCTTCGATAGATCAAGTATCTAGGTATCAGTTCCCTCTAATCCCAGCCTCAACTGAGCCCTGAAAAACATGGGCTGTATCCTTTACTCCCTCGCCTATACTACCTCAATCGCCCCCGAGCCTGCTGATGGCGTCATGGGCTTCGCATGGATAAATGACCGGGTGTCTCGTGCTCACGGTTGCGTCTCAACGCTGCTGCGGATTCTCTCTCTACCCTGGGCTCAATCGCAAGCTCTTACGGCATGAGATTCCTCTGACTCCCGTATGTCAGCCTTCGGTAAACATCATCCGGTAATCGAAGGCTATAGAATCGTTTTCAAGTTCTCGGGTACTCCGCGCACACATACACCATGACTCGGCGAGAAGTCGCATTGCCAAGCCTTTTATTTCGAGTACTACCTGACACTCGAATAAAACGACCGTATGCACTAATCAAGAATCATACCATTCATCAGCTTTCAGAATCTTTTCCAAGCTGGGCATGTAGCCTCCCTACGGAACAACAAACTATCACGTGTGGCACTTCAGATCCATAGATCTAGCGTTGGTTCGCCCTTGGCATTTAAGCCCAAATACGGACGACCCCCGAGTTGGCCTTGAATCTTACGGCAACAATAACAATGTTGACGTGtctcttgttgttgttttttCCGAGCGCATGTGTATCGTGTTGGATGTTGGATGTTGCAAGCGCCCAAGCTGGGGAGTCCGCGGCCGCCGACTCTGAGCCCCCGCACCTGTGAAGGAAATTCCGGGACCCATATTTCAGTCCATAAGCGGGTGTTCATACAGTGTTGAATCTTACCCGATTGGGCTATGCGTGCGGCGAGAGTGCAGGTAAATCGGCAAGGTAGGCCAGACGGTGGCGTCAAGTCGATCGAATAATACATTGACACCGGGGGACCGTGGTGGCGTATCCGGACTACGACCAATCATGCATACACTCCATTAAATCGACGCCCAGCTTATTCGTACCAAATATATCGCCCTTGAAAGCACCACAGCGATACATACGAAAAACGCCGATTGGACCAAAATAATCTGAGAACTCGTCATAGTGGCACCTTCCTAAACTTACTGCCAACTCCCATAGTAACAAGCCAAATCACACTATTTTCACTCGAGACAAATTACATCCACCAAATCAATGAAAATAAATATTCTCCAAAAAAAAAGTCACAAAGCCGATCGAGTAGTACTACACATTTCgaacaaaaaaaaagcagGGGGAAGGGTATAATGACCCCCCGCGCAGGCTACTATACTGCTATACAATCAAATCAATGTTCGTATGATCCTCGCATGTCTCTTTTCTCGGGGGAGCTGTTACGTAAATTGGTCTAACATAGAAAAATTTCATAGGTGAATGGAGCCCTAAGAAAGCAAAGCATGAGGGAGGGGAGTTGAAAAAGTGGGAGAACATCATAAGGCTCGGTGCTGACGAAGCAATAATAACAATGAGGTTTCAGACTTTGAGTAGGCTACGACCAGGGTGATCATAAAACATCGTCTCGACGGCTCGAGCCGGAACTCCTACGAGCTTCTGGGATGTGCCTGACAGGTAGCCCGGGCGTCGACGAGTTGGAGGAGCCAAACCCGGGAGGAGTCCCTGTAAGCATGTGCGGAGAGTTCGCGGGAGGGTCAAAAAGGGAGCTCGAAGACTCGAAGCGGGACGCACTCGCTGGCGGATCAAACCGTGCAGAGCTCTCGAACCGAGAAGGGTCGAAGCGCGGCGGTGAAGAAGAACCCGTGTTGGGGGATGACGTGCGCATCGACTCGAGGGATTGAGGAAGACCCGA
Encoded proteins:
- a CDS encoding Transposase family tnp2, with the translated sequence MPVPSLLHQQQSLRSLSPPRPGLLLPAPPEQFILGPNSNNSPEPPELRVRNFNQVPDCEDVALLWAQVLKTRVRVEEDSTSGPTEISVASGFVSRSDSDASAEPTEPLEGCFNAATYGLSPSELLREEQRVQMVLNASKRLVSSQLDDIEVFDFIVQDKISIRTYHRMQSCFCLTWSHASLPSLKNLCSRILALCGLKPVTYDCCKNSCICFAGPFADLQSCPECNTPQKNAAGAPQKTFTYIPLIPQLRALYCSLRMCKAMQYRHNYKRNKDTIEDYFDGNQYCELLGTYVTVNGEQKPFKFFADWREIALALSTDGMCPFKRRKNSCWPLILINLNLPPDQRTHLENLVCVGIIPGPKSPKNLGLFLWPLIDELLQLASGVSAVDVSTKQLFSLRAHLLAVFGDIPAITKLLDFVGHNGRFPCRFCLMSAIQGATAGGGTHLYCPLHRKEEPFFDPMKLPARTHQECIEQGLTVLQAQTSNAQSKLATATGVKGVSSLVQLPSISIPASFPIDIMHMIFINIIPQLIDIWTGNFNNMDKGKGTYHINPILFKRIGEIVANSGSTIPTSYGCRVPDISAPSHGSATAEAWSIFGGYLGPYVLRKQFRNPKYYQHFVRLIKLVNQITLYEIKRSDIPEIRKGFIRWVKEYEKYYYQYNAARIQTCTVNIHYLLHVADCIEYLGPVWCYWSYPMERFCSFVGGVVKSRRFPFENISQRMRDTAQLQVIRHLYGLHNKLTFLQLDIIDDNETDTIQGYERTILLGRCASNLKISDQLQRKICGYLVQLFGISVFEAKKAIPERVPEWRRLRISQGGDTITARGSQKIRSDARDSSFVRYELLVDKNARHRNAPVDLQPVSQYGQLQHIFQLDLKARSAANPSSKSIPLILALIHEAPVLIENTHEYKVVSYPDGQLKSGEVVDARTIHADCEFTFPSFT